One stretch of Francisella sp. LA112445 DNA includes these proteins:
- the pyrB gene encoding aspartate carbamoyltransferase has protein sequence MLSFQKLLRGDQINKADLSNLFHQADIYKDKLAKSEPIKDLENKVLASLFFEPSTRTRFSFESAMNRLGGKVISLENGSSSSTQKGETLDDTGRMMDQYADIIVMRHPKPHSVEEFSKYVESPVINAGDGDNEHPTQSLVDLYTIYSEKGSLDNLKVGFIGDLKYGRTVHSLTNILAKYNASFKFISSKELQIPEKLRDFVKENGNSFTELEEVSAEALKDLDVLYVTRVQRERFPNEESYLKNKDLCYLDRKHISTESNFIILHPLPRVDEMDRSIDELSCAKYFEQVRYSIPIRMSLLYSLLKPQK, from the coding sequence ATGCTATCGTTTCAAAAGCTTCTACGCGGCGATCAAATAAATAAAGCTGATCTATCAAACCTTTTTCACCAAGCTGATATTTATAAAGATAAGTTAGCTAAATCAGAGCCTATAAAAGATCTAGAGAATAAGGTTTTAGCATCTTTATTTTTTGAACCAAGTACTAGAACAAGATTCTCATTTGAATCAGCTATGAATAGGCTTGGAGGAAAAGTTATATCACTAGAAAATGGCTCATCTAGTTCTACTCAAAAAGGTGAAACCCTTGATGATACTGGTCGAATGATGGATCAATATGCTGATATTATCGTTATGCGTCATCCGAAGCCTCACAGTGTCGAAGAGTTTTCTAAATATGTAGAGTCTCCTGTTATAAATGCTGGCGATGGTGATAATGAACACCCTACTCAATCTCTAGTTGATTTATATACTATTTATTCTGAAAAAGGCTCTCTTGATAATCTGAAGGTAGGTTTTATTGGTGATCTAAAATATGGGCGTACTGTTCACTCTTTAACAAACATCCTTGCTAAGTATAATGCTTCGTTTAAGTTTATATCATCAAAAGAGTTACAAATACCTGAAAAACTTAGAGATTTTGTTAAAGAAAATGGTAACTCTTTTACTGAACTAGAAGAAGTAAGTGCTGAAGCTTTGAAAGACTTAGATGTGCTTTATGTAACTAGAGTGCAAAGAGAGAGATTTCCTAATGAAGAAAGCTACCTAAAAAATAAAGACCTTTGTTATCTTGATAGAAAACATATTTCAACAGAAAGTAATTTTATAATCCTTCATCCACTACCAAGAGTTGATGAAATGGATAGATCTATAGATGAACTTAGTTGTGCAAAGTACTTTGAACAAGTTAGATATAGTATACCTATTAGAATGTCTTTGCTTTATTCATTGTTAAAACCTCAAAAATAA
- the carB gene encoding carbamoyl-phosphate synthase large subunit, which yields MPKRTDIKSILVLGAGPIVIGQACEFDYSGTQACKVLKEDGYTVFLVNSNPATIMTDPTTADKIFIEPISVESVGKIIAREKPDAILPTVGGQTALNCALELDKAGILEKYNVEMLGAKADSIDKAENRERFNKAMAKIGLEVPKNVVVQSMEQAYKALEDIGLPAIIRPSFTLGGSGGGIANTKQEFEAIVKNGLSLSPTNEVLIDESILGWKEYEMEVIRDKADNSIIVCSIENIDPMGIHTGDSITVAPALTLTDKEYQIMRDASIAVLREIGVETGGSNVQFAVNPKDGKLVVIEMNPRVSRSSALASKATGYPIAKVAARLAVGYTLDEIDNDITKVTPASFEPTIDYIVTKIPRFTFEKFPTTKANLSSQMKSVGEAMAIGRSFSESLQKALVSLETGLTGLDQVEIPGYDEEKSFYQNKAVILESLRELSPMRILRVAQAIRYGISEKDIHDACKIDPWFIEQIANIVAAEETLKKSGLPNSKEEFSYYKNIGFSDAKIAELVGRTERYIRNFRFGKEIYPTFKRVDTCAAEFESKSSYLYSTYEHYCYEEIVRDCESDISDNKKVIILGGGPNRIGQGIEFDYACVHAAKSLKEEGIETIMINCNPETVSTDYDTSDKLYFEPLCAENVLNIIKNEMRKGEVLGVIVQFGGQTPLKLVSALHENNIPILGTDPDKIDLAEDRERFKELLDNVGLKQPLNTIAYTINELKKNISKVGYPVVVRPSNVLGGRAMEIIHSQEELNSYIETNAKCILEGPILIDKFLENAIELDVDALADGGDRVFVAGIMEHIEEAGIHSGDSACSIPTRSLSDEQIEEVKQATIKLARELDVIGLMNVQFAYQNGELFVIEVNPRASRTVPFVAKATGNSIANIATKLMIGKKLSDFILNNPIPRHFSVKEAVFPFGRFEDVDCYLGPEMKSTGEAMGMDRTFGVAFYKAQEMAFNKLPLKGNILISVSDADKPKIVQPVKDLIELGFNIFATKGTERFLRENGIECKFFDKASDNIGNDQVHSTVNAIEDGEVDLLVNTSIRQELKISLALRRSAIMSRVPYVTTAGAFEAFAAAAKDMKAIDNSFSVKTVKEWINS from the coding sequence ATGCCAAAGAGAACAGATATAAAAAGTATTTTGGTTTTAGGTGCTGGACCGATTGTTATTGGTCAGGCTTGTGAATTTGATTACTCAGGAACTCAAGCATGTAAAGTTTTAAAAGAAGATGGCTATACAGTATTTCTAGTCAACTCAAACCCTGCAACGATCATGACCGACCCAACAACTGCTGATAAGATTTTTATCGAACCAATCTCGGTTGAAAGTGTTGGTAAAATCATAGCTAGAGAAAAGCCTGATGCTATCTTACCTACAGTAGGTGGTCAAACAGCTCTTAACTGCGCTTTGGAGTTAGATAAAGCGGGTATCTTAGAAAAGTATAATGTTGAAATGCTTGGTGCAAAGGCTGACTCTATCGATAAAGCAGAAAATAGAGAAAGATTTAACAAAGCAATGGCAAAAATTGGCTTAGAAGTACCAAAAAATGTTGTTGTGCAATCTATGGAGCAAGCTTATAAAGCTCTAGAAGATATCGGCTTACCTGCAATTATTAGACCATCATTTACACTTGGTGGTAGTGGTGGCGGTATCGCTAATACTAAACAAGAGTTTGAAGCAATTGTTAAAAATGGCTTGAGCCTATCTCCGACTAATGAAGTACTAATTGATGAATCTATCTTAGGTTGGAAAGAATACGAAATGGAAGTAATCCGTGATAAGGCTGATAACTCTATCATCGTGTGTTCAATAGAAAATATTGATCCTATGGGAATCCATACTGGTGATAGTATTACAGTAGCACCAGCTTTGACTCTAACAGATAAAGAATACCAAATAATGCGTGATGCTTCGATTGCTGTACTTAGAGAGATCGGAGTTGAAACTGGTGGTTCAAATGTACAGTTTGCGGTAAACCCTAAAGATGGTAAATTAGTCGTTATTGAGATGAATCCTAGAGTATCTAGATCATCAGCATTAGCATCAAAAGCTACTGGTTACCCTATCGCAAAAGTAGCTGCTAGACTAGCAGTTGGTTATACTCTTGATGAGATTGATAATGATATTACAAAGGTTACACCTGCTTCATTTGAGCCAACTATTGACTATATAGTTACAAAGATTCCTCGTTTTACATTTGAGAAATTCCCAACAACTAAAGCTAACCTATCTTCACAAATGAAATCTGTTGGTGAAGCTATGGCAATCGGTAGATCATTCTCTGAAAGCTTACAAAAAGCTTTGGTATCTCTTGAAACAGGCTTAACAGGTTTAGATCAAGTTGAAATCCCTGGTTATGATGAAGAGAAGTCTTTCTATCAAAACAAAGCTGTAATCCTAGAGTCACTAAGAGAGCTATCTCCTATGCGTATCTTAAGAGTTGCTCAGGCTATTAGATATGGTATCAGTGAAAAAGATATTCATGATGCTTGTAAGATAGACCCATGGTTTATCGAACAAATTGCTAATATTGTTGCTGCAGAAGAGACTCTTAAAAAGTCTGGTTTGCCAAATAGTAAAGAAGAGTTCTCATATTATAAGAATATTGGTTTCTCAGATGCAAAAATTGCAGAGCTTGTTGGCAGAACAGAGAGATATATTAGAAACTTTAGATTTGGTAAAGAGATCTACCCTACTTTTAAACGTGTAGATACCTGTGCTGCTGAGTTTGAATCAAAATCCTCATATCTGTACTCAACTTATGAGCACTACTGCTACGAAGAGATTGTGCGTGACTGCGAGTCTGATATATCAGATAACAAAAAAGTTATAATTTTAGGTGGCGGTCCAAACCGTATTGGTCAAGGTATCGAGTTTGATTATGCTTGTGTTCATGCAGCAAAATCTCTTAAAGAAGAAGGTATCGAAACAATCATGATCAACTGTAACCCAGAGACAGTTTCTACAGATTATGATACTTCTGATAAATTATACTTTGAGCCTCTATGTGCTGAGAATGTTTTAAACATTATCAAAAATGAGATGCGTAAAGGTGAAGTACTTGGAGTGATCGTACAGTTCGGTGGTCAAACTCCTCTAAAACTAGTATCTGCCCTTCATGAAAATAATATCCCAATACTAGGTACAGACCCTGATAAAATTGATCTAGCTGAAGATAGAGAAAGATTCAAAGAATTACTGGATAATGTCGGGTTAAAACAGCCTCTAAATACTATCGCATACACTATTAATGAGCTAAAGAAAAATATTAGTAAAGTTGGCTATCCTGTAGTTGTCAGACCATCTAATGTACTAGGTGGTAGAGCTATGGAAATTATCCACTCTCAAGAGGAGCTAAACTCTTATATTGAAACAAATGCTAAATGTATCCTTGAAGGGCCAATCTTGATAGATAAGTTCCTTGAGAATGCCATTGAGCTAGATGTTGATGCTCTTGCTGATGGTGGTGATCGTGTATTTGTGGCAGGTATTATGGAGCATATTGAAGAAGCGGGTATTCACTCTGGAGATTCAGCTTGCTCTATACCAACTAGATCTCTTAGTGATGAACAGATTGAAGAAGTTAAACAAGCAACTATCAAACTAGCTAGAGAACTAGATGTAATAGGTCTAATGAATGTTCAGTTTGCTTACCAAAATGGTGAACTTTTTGTGATCGAGGTAAACCCTAGAGCTTCAAGAACTGTACCATTTGTTGCAAAAGCTACAGGTAACAGTATTGCTAATATAGCTACTAAACTTATGATTGGTAAAAAGCTTTCTGACTTTATATTAAATAACCCAATACCAAGACACTTCTCTGTAAAAGAAGCTGTGTTTCCATTTGGTAGATTTGAAGATGTAGACTGCTATTTAGGTCCTGAGATGAAATCTACTGGTGAAGCAATGGGTATGGATAGAACTTTTGGTGTGGCATTCTATAAAGCTCAAGAAATGGCCTTTAATAAGCTTCCTCTAAAAGGAAATATATTAATATCTGTAAGTGATGCAGATAAGCCTAAGATAGTTCAACCTGTTAAGGATCTTATTGAACTAGGCTTTAATATCTTTGCTACAAAAGGTACAGAACGCTTCTTAAGAGAAAATGGTATTGAGTGTAAATTCTTTGATAAGGCTTCTGATAATATTGGCAATGATCAAGTACATAGTACTGTCAATGCTATAGAAGATGGCGAAGTTGATCTACTTGTTAACACTTCTATCAGACAAGAATTAAAGATCAGTTTAGCCCTAAGAAGGTCAGCTATTATGAGTAGAGTTCCTTATGTAACAACAGCTGGTGCTTTTGAAGCTTTTGCAGCTGCAGCAAAAGATATGAAAGCTATTGATAACTCCTTTAGTGTTAAAACTGTAAAAGAGTGGATTAATAGTTAG
- the carA gene encoding glutamine-hydrolyzing carbamoyl-phosphate synthase small subunit yields the protein MILANDMTNAILVFPDGTYYLGRSIGVRGWTDGEICFNTSMTGYQETLTDPSYAGQIITFTFPHIGNVGINNEDNESLGVFAKGLIVRENLTSPSNFRSKKHIDTWLKNRNIVGICGVDTRAIVRKVRKEGAVRVAILSVKPGEFLDANYVRSRIKNKSNLSGRDLAISVTTNREYDWNEHTFSLGQRVYKHQESYKYSVVVIDYGVKYNILRNLVDAGFKVTVVPADSTYEDIMKHNPDGVFLSNGPGDPFATSDYTMPVIKKLLEDKMPIFGICLGNQLLALAAGLKTKKMHKGHRGVNQPVLDANTKKVLITSQNHGFVVCDDTVPENIQIHMSSLFDGTVEGLRFTDRPAFAVQYHPESSPGPHDCKYLFNEFAEMIAESKKGN from the coding sequence ATGATATTAGCTAATGATATGACTAATGCGATATTGGTTTTCCCAGATGGTACTTATTATCTAGGAAGATCAATAGGTGTTCGTGGCTGGACTGACGGCGAAATTTGTTTTAACACGTCAATGACAGGTTACCAAGAGACTCTAACAGATCCATCATATGCCGGACAGATTATCACATTTACATTTCCACATATAGGTAATGTTGGCATAAATAATGAAGATAACGAGTCACTAGGCGTATTTGCCAAGGGTCTAATTGTTAGAGAAAACCTAACTAGCCCATCAAACTTTAGATCAAAAAAACATATTGATACATGGCTTAAAAACAGAAACATCGTTGGTATATGTGGTGTTGATACTCGAGCAATCGTTCGTAAAGTACGTAAAGAAGGTGCTGTAAGGGTTGCGATACTATCTGTAAAACCAGGTGAATTTCTTGATGCAAACTATGTCAGATCAAGAATCAAAAACAAATCAAACCTAAGTGGTAGAGACTTAGCAATAAGTGTCACAACAAATAGAGAATATGACTGGAATGAGCATACTTTCTCACTAGGACAAAGAGTTTATAAACATCAAGAAAGCTATAAATACAGCGTCGTAGTTATAGACTATGGTGTTAAATACAACATCCTAAGAAACCTTGTAGATGCTGGATTTAAGGTCACAGTAGTGCCTGCTGATAGTACTTATGAAGATATTATGAAACATAACCCAGACGGTGTATTTTTATCAAATGGTCCTGGAGATCCATTTGCGACTTCTGACTATACTATGCCGGTTATCAAAAAGCTCCTAGAAGATAAAATGCCAATATTTGGTATCTGTCTAGGCAACCAGCTACTAGCTCTAGCGGCAGGTCTAAAGACTAAAAAAATGCATAAAGGTCATCGAGGTGTTAACCAACCTGTATTAGATGCAAATACTAAAAAAGTACTTATCACAAGCCAAAACCATGGTTTCGTAGTATGTGATGATACCGTTCCTGAGAATATCCAAATCCACATGAGTTCATTATTTGATGGTACTGTTGAGGGTCTGAGATTTACAGATAGGCCAGCTTTTGCAGTGCAATATCACCCAGAGAGCTCGCCTGGCCCTCATGACTGTAAGTATTTATTCAATGAATTTGCCGAAATGATAGCAGAAAGTAAAAAAGGGAATTAG